The genomic stretch CACTTCTTCTGGAAGGCTGCATCCCCCACCGCCAGCACCTCATCCACCAGCAGGATCTCCGGCTCCAGGTGAGCGGCCACGGCAAAGGCCAGGCGCACATACATGCCGCTGGAGTAGCGTTTCACCGGCGTGTCAATGAACTTCTCTATCTCAGCAAAGGCCACAATCTCGTCGAACTTGCGTTCAATCTCAGCCTTCTTCATCCCCAAAATGGCACCGTTGAGGTAAATGTTTTCTCTTCCGGTCAGCTCCGGGTGAAATCCGGTGCCAACCTCCAGTAGAGAGCCCACGCGCCCGTGAATTACCACCCGGCCCTCGGTCGGCTCAATGATGCGGGAAAGGATCTTTAGAAGCGTGCTCTTGCCTGCCCCGTTACGCCCGATGATCCCAATGACCTCTCCCCGCCGGACCTCAAACCCAACATCTCTCAAAGCCCAAAACCATTCCTCCTCCTGACGCCTTCTGAGGCGCGGAGACTTGGCTCTAAAGCTTCTCCAGGAGCGTATCCCTTCCAGCATTGAGGCCACACGATGGGTAATAGAATCCCTTAGCGTGGAATACCTCTGCTCCTTGGTCCGCCCGAGCCGGTATCGTTTCCCGAGCCCTTCGACCTTTATTGCCACTTCGTCAGTTAGTTCCTTAGATGACATCGGCAAAAGACCTCTCCATACGCTGGAAGAACCAAAGGCCCGACCCACAAAGAAAAAACGCCACCACGGTTGAAATTAATACCGGCGCACAGGGGAAGGATGATCCGAGAACAGACCATCGGAGGCCTTCGATTGCCCCGACCATAGGGTTAAGTCCGAACGCCCAACGCCACGGCCCGGGAACGAAATCTGAGGGATAAAAGACAGGCGTTAGAAACATCCATAGTTGGGTAAGAAAAGGAATAACATGACCGACATCTCGATATTTGACGTTGAGAGCGCAAAGCCAAAGGCCAGCGCCCAGAGCTGCCAATGTGGCAAGCAACAGAAAAAGAGGGCAAAAGAACAATCCAGTGCCTAAAGGGACCCCGTAAAGAAAAGTCATCCCCAAAACCACAAGAAATCCTACCGCGAAGTCGATCCAGCCAGTGCAAACCGCAGCCAGAGGCACCACCAGACGAGGAAAATAGACCTTGGTTATAAGGTTAGCATTCCCAACCAGGCTTACTGAACTGCGACTCAGGGAGCCGGAGAAGTATCCCCACAGTAGTACCCCTGGAATTACGAACACCTCATAAGGAACATCTCCTGATTGGATCCTTGCAAGACGGTGAAAGACAAGAGTGAAAACTATAGTTGTGGCCAGAGGCTGAAAAAGCACCCATATTACGCCAATTGCCGTCTGCTTGTAGCGGACCTTAACGTCCCGCCAGACGAGAAAGTATAACAATTCACGATAATTCCATAATTCCTCCCACTTCAAAGACATCCATCCTCTGGAAGGCTCAATCACTGTGATATGCTCTTCCACAGAATCCTTTCCGGTAGTCCTCTTAAACTTAGACCTCAAGCCCATGCACCATCACTCAAGGCAAAAATATACACGTATCCCAGGTTATCTGGTTTTAGATCCTATCCAAGACTTGGTCATTCCCTCCGCCTTTTGTAAGCAAGGTTGTGCCACAAGGTCTAAAACAGAATAAAATCTCTGAGAAAATAGGCAGGGCTACCTGCTTTCGATCCCTTGGAAACTCTATCAGCCAAATGCTTGCGCGATCACTACTTGAAGAACTCCGAGGGTAGATGCTCTCCGGCGAAATATTGGGTGGGTGAGAGACCTAGCAGTCTTTCGTATTCATTCAACGGAACATGCTTGAGGTGTTTTTCTGAAGCCATCTCTAATTTTAGTTTCCATTCTTCCTTAAGTCCTTGTTCACCAAGCAATCCGCTTATCACAGACACTAGATAGCAGCCCGCAACAAAATTAGGCTCCAATTCCACAGCCCTTTGGGCAGCCTTCAGGGCTTTTAAAATGTTCCCCCTTTTCCACTCCTCCAAAGCCAAACGGGCCAGATAGTGCACATTGAAAGGACTCATCTGCACTGCCTTACGATATGCCTCTAAAGAGTGATCCTCGGCTTCCTTGCCTCCGATGCCACGAAGGCTCACATAGCTATAGAACTGGCCCAAGTGGAAAACGAGATGGGGATCCATTCGGTTAAGGGAGGCGGCTGTTTCAAACTTCTCCTCAGCCTCTTGCAAGTACTCCAACTTTGCTTTTTTTTCGAACTCCTCCACCAACAGGTCTCCCAGAGCCTTGTGGAAGTAAGCTTGAGCCGGGTTAAGGCGAATGGCGTCTCTCAAAAGACCCTCTGCCGCTTCGAATCCGAGAACTGGTAGGGCATGCTCAGCCTTTTTAAAGACCAGGTCCGCCAGAAATACCCGTAGGGAGAAGTGGGGCCAGAACACAAGAACAAGAAACAGGGTCACCAGGACGAGAATACCCCTGGAAGGCCTGGACGGGTTGGCTGGAGACGGGGAGTTACTGCTTTGAGTTTCCTTTGCTCCCCTTTCAAAGGCTCTCCAGTAATATCCCACAATGCCCGCAGCCAATACCGCCAGGAATACACTGGGAGGGGAGTCCACGATCTCGTGGAAAAAGGCTTGAGACATCACCGCCACGAGTGCAAGCAGGGCTGAGACTACGTGCGCTCTTGCAACAGCACGCTGCGGCCCATCCCAAGCATCGGCTGAGGTGCTGTGGATGCCTGGTTGTTGGCAACTGCCTTGAGGCCGGCCTAGGGGCTCAAGGGAAGCATGGTGATTTTGTTTTGCCTGCGGTGGGTCAGCAAAAAAGCGCAGGAGGCTCCGGATTCTTATGAATATGATGACAATCGCAGCCAGCAAGCAGACGGCACCCGGCAAGCCCAGCTCGGCTGTCACCTGAAGGTAGGAGTTGTGCGCGTCACGGTACATTCTGCCGAAACGTCCTATCTCTCTTTCCAGGGGGAACCTGTACGCATGGGTGCTGTATTCGAAGTTACCTATTCCAACACCCATGACCGGATGGTCTCCAATGATCTTCAGTGTTTGCTCCCAGATCCTGATCCTGTCAAAGGCATAAGGATCTTTGCTGACGCCTTTGCTCAGGCGGTCCCTGGCTGGATTGGGAAAGATGACGAGGGCTGCCACCAAAACCGCCGCCCCCACCAGGGCCCAGCGGGCCTTTCGCGTGCTTGCCCATATCCAGACCACAGCTACCAGCACTAGCCCCCCAAGGCCGCTTCTCGACTGTGTGCACCAGAGGCTTCCGATCAGAATGGCCAGTGCACCAATGCAGAGGCAGAATCTCCCTACACTTTTTCTACTGGAAGTAATTGAGCCGAGAACAAATCCGATTGATCCGAGATAGTACGAGGCTGCAAAGTTCGGGTTAAAAAAAGTACTAGCTGATCTTACTTGTCCCATTGCAAGTTTTTGATAAATACCATAGAGAGCATACATACAACTACATGCAATGAGTATTTTAATGCAGTACCGCAGATAAATCTCATTTATATCGTAGATAATCAAAATCACTAAACAACTAAATAACAATATATCGATAAGTTCTAGCCTTGATGAGAGCTCATAGTTTGACGTAGCCCAAGATAAAATGCTTGTTCCACAAAAAATACTTAAAGGTAAAAAAAAATATATGTCTTTTTTGCCTTTATCTATTGCTATAACAATAGCAGAGATTCTCCAAAGAACGCTGAGGGTGAGAAGACCTTGCCTGAGAGCAGAAGACCAAGGTTCGTTGCCGCCACCACCTAGCCCTGCAGAACATAAAGCCGCAAAGCCCAAAGCCCAGCTTAATGATTGTTGTAGATTCGCTCTCAGAGTTTCCCCGCCACCAAGAATGGAAGGCGCCCCACCAAGGCGCCTTCCATGTGATTTAGCATAACACTCACAAAACTTGGCTGCACCTTACCATATTCCTAGCGTAGGCATCACAATTGGATCCAGATGTACCATCTTCGTCATCACAGCAAACACCTCTTGGTGTTGCTTTCAACTGTGTTCCAGTGGCGGTGGTTCCATCAGAAGCTCTCACAGTAAGCGTGTACAAAGTGCAGTTAGTTCCGTCTCTTTGATATGTGCCCCATCCAGCCCATTTAACTCCTGCCACGTTACTGGGAAAGGTAAGTCCATAGCTCGACAACGTAGTTTGAAGAGCATCGAAATCAGCAATCGCGGATGGGTAACATCCATCGTCCCTGTCTGCTGCAAATTGAGAAAGAGAACTGCGAACGGTCTCAAGGTTTGCTGCGGCAGTGGCGATTATGGACTTTTTCTTGAAGCTTATGAAATTGGGGATTGCGATCGCAGCCAGGATGCCTATGATGGCAACCACGATCATAAGCTCGATCAGGGTGAAACCTTTCTGTCCTCTTTTCATTTTTTCTCCTCCTTCTTTTTCACTTTAGACTTTTCCCAACGTCCCTTTTTTCTTGTCGGCTTCTCCTCTCAAGACTTTAGCCCCTTCATCCCCCCTTTCCGTCTGAACTCCACGTGGCTTTCCATATGCAAGGGTCGTGCCACAAGTTCAGAAGGGGATCCATAGTACAAAGCCAAGATTCAGATCTTTCCAGGGTCGGCCCACCTAGAATTGGTAGTAATTCTGCCGTCAAGACTTTCCAAACAACTCTCTCTTGGCTTGTGAAGCGTGCTGCAAGAATATTCATTGCCCCTCACACTGCCCCATTTTGTCAATCTTGCTGCCGCACAGTGTCGCTCAAGAATCGCGAGCATCTCTATGCCTCCCAAGGGCCTTTTCCAAGATCAAAGGCTACCTAATTCCTCGTAGGCTTTCCCACGGTGGCATGAACCGTGGCTCGACCCTCCCAGGAAACCTTTGACATTTATTTCTTCAAGGAACGCCAAGGGCCGAACATGGGACAATATTCCTGGCAAAGTTGGCACAGTTGCTGGGGGGATCGCTCTCGCTGCTACAGCAGACTCCTGATGGCAGGGCCTTTAGGCGGGTGGCCCCGTCTGAGGCTGTCACGGTAATCGTGTATACCTTACAATCAGTTTCATCCCTAAGATATCCGTGGAATATGGACCACCTGACTCCCTGGGGTGTGGAGGGGAAAGAAAGCCCGTGACTGGTTAAAGTTGTAACGAAGTCGCCATACTCATGTATAGTGGGCGGATAGCACCAGTCATCCTGGGCGGCTGCATAGCTTGAGAGCACGGCCCTGGCATTTTCCAGATTTGCCGCTGCTGTTGCTATTGTGGCCTTTTTTTTGAACCCTATGAAATTGGGTATCGCCACCGCGGCCAGGATTCCTATGATGGCCACAACAATCATGAGTTCTATAAGGGTGAAGCCCTTTTGGGTTTGACTCATGAGATCCTCCCCATGAGGAGCTGTACACCTTTCACACCGCATCCAAGCAACTTACATGCCCTTGCCACGGGCGGGCCTCACAGAAAAAGGCAAATAAGAAGAATTGCAAGAAATATCCAAAAGCCCTTGCCTTGCTGAAAACCTCTTTTCTCTGGAGTTGAATGGCTCATCCCCTGCAAAAAAACCAATCCATGAGACTCCAACCCCTCTTTTGATGGCCCTTGAAGTGGAACGAGAAAGAGCACTCTGGTGCCGTAAATTGTCATTGTGTGACAAAAATTGTCATGTGGTTGGCTTGTCACTTTCCATTCCCAGTTTCTCAAGCCTATATCTTAGGGAACGAAAGCTTATTCCCAGGAGCCTGGCAGCCTCGGTCTTGACTCCTGCTGCCCGCTCCAGGGCCTTTAGAATGAATTCCCGCTCTTGTTCTTGAAGCCATTCCTCCAGGTTGAAGCCATTTCCAAGCATCTCGTCTTTGGTCTTCTCCCTGGTGGTCTGTTCTTCAGAGCCCCTCCTCTTGAAGCTTGCGAGTCTTAGGCTGTCAGGAAGGATGAGCTTGGACTGCTCCAGGGCCACCCCCCTCTGGATTATGTTTTCCAGCTCCCTCACGTTTCCCGGGAAATGGTAATTCTTCAGAACCTCCAGAGCATAGGAGGATAGGCCTTCTACATCCTTTCCCATCTCCTGGGCGTATTTTTTCAGGAAGTGCTCGGCCAGAAGAGGGATGTCTTCCTTTCTTTCACGAAGTGGTGGGACGTGAATATTGACCACGTTGATCCTGTAGTAAAGATCCTCACGAAAACGCCCGTTAATGACCTCCTCTTCCAGATTCTTGTTGGTGGCACATATGAAACGCACATCCACGTGAATAGGCTCGGTGCCCCCGATCCTCTGAAATGTCCTTTCCTGTACGACTCTTAGCAGCTTCACCTGCAAAGGCAGTGGCAGTTCCCCCACCTCGTCGAGAAACACGGTCCCTCCCTGGGCCAGCTCCAGGAGACCGGGCTTGTTGGATACAGCGCCCGTGAAGGCCCCCTTTTGATAGCCAAAAAGTTCGCTTTCCAGGAGGTTTTCGGGAATGCCCCCACAGTTGATGGTGACTATGGGACCCTCCTTGCGAAGGCTGTGGTCATGGATGGCCAAGGCTACAAGTTCCTTGCCCGTGCCGCTTTCCCCTGTTATCAATACGTTGGTGGGAGTTGGGGCAACCTTGGGAATCAGATCGAAGATGCGCTGCATGGCTGGGCTGACACCCAGAATTTCACCCAAACGGGTTCTTGTTCCAGAAGCCATTGTCTGGAGCCTGTCAGCCCCCTCCTTGAGCCTCCTCTTGAGGGCTCCCCGCACCACCTGCTTCATCTCTTCCACGTCAAAGGGCTTGGCTATGTAATCAAAGGCTCCACCCTTCATGGCGTCCACTGCTGTCTCTGTGGAGGCATAGGCGGTGATGAGAA from bacterium encodes the following:
- a CDS encoding ABC transporter permease, which encodes MSLKWEELWNYRELLYFLVWRDVKVRYKQTAIGVIWVLFQPLATTIVFTLVFHRLARIQSGDVPYEVFVIPGVLLWGYFSGSLSRSSVSLVGNANLITKVYFPRLVVPLAAVCTGWIDFAVGFLVVLGMTFLYGVPLGTGLFFCPLFLLLATLAALGAGLWLCALNVKYRDVGHVIPFLTQLWMFLTPVFYPSDFVPGPWRWAFGLNPMVGAIEGLRWSVLGSSFPCAPVLISTVVAFFLCGSGLWFFQRMERSFADVI
- a CDS encoding O-antigen ligase family protein; the protein is MYALYGIYQKLAMGQVRSASTFFNPNFAASYYLGSIGFVLGSITSSRKSVGRFCLCIGALAILIGSLWCTQSRSGLGGLVLVAVVWIWASTRKARWALVGAAVLVAALVIFPNPARDRLSKGVSKDPYAFDRIRIWEQTLKIIGDHPVMGVGIGNFEYSTHAYRFPLEREIGRFGRMYRDAHNSYLQVTAELGLPGAVCLLAAIVIIFIRIRSLLRFFADPPQAKQNHHASLEPLGRPQGSCQQPGIHSTSADAWDGPQRAVARAHVVSALLALVAVMSQAFFHEIVDSPPSVFLAVLAAGIVGYYWRAFERGAKETQSSNSPSPANPSRPSRGILVLVTLFLVLVFWPHFSLRVFLADLVFKKAEHALPVLGFEAAEGLLRDAIRLNPAQAYFHKALGDLLVEEFEKKAKLEYLQEAEEKFETAASLNRMDPHLVFHLGQFYSYVSLRGIGGKEAEDHSLEAYRKAVQMSPFNVHYLARLALEEWKRGNILKALKAAQRAVELEPNFVAGCYLVSVISGLLGEQGLKEEWKLKLEMASEKHLKHVPLNEYERLLGLSPTQYFAGEHLPSEFFK
- a CDS encoding prepilin-type N-terminal cleavage/methylation domain-containing protein; its protein translation is MKRGQKGFTLIELMIVVAIIGILAAIAIPNFISFKKKSIIATAAANLETVRSSLSQFAADRDDGCYPSAIADFDALQTTLSSYGLTFPSNVAGVKWAGWGTYQRDGTNCTLYTLTVRASDGTTATGTQLKATPRGVCCDDEDGTSGSNCDAYARNMVRCSQVL
- a CDS encoding prepilin-type N-terminal cleavage/methylation domain-containing protein; amino-acid sequence: MSQTQKGFTLIELMIVVAIIGILAAVAIPNFIGFKKKATIATAAANLENARAVLSSYAAAQDDWCYPPTIHEYGDFVTTLTSHGLSFPSTPQGVRWSIFHGYLRDETDCKVYTITVTASDGATRLKALPSGVCCSSESDPPSNCANFARNIVPCSALGVP
- a CDS encoding sigma-54 dependent transcriptional regulator; the encoded protein is MKSHEPLDTAADCEPSGARVLIVDDEEGMREFLGILLQKEGYGVCTATSAEEALEAMEREKFDLVITDLKMPRMSGIELLNGIKERDPDVGVILITAYASTETAVDAMKGGAFDYIAKPFDVEEMKQVVRGALKRRLKEGADRLQTMASGTRTRLGEILGVSPAMQRIFDLIPKVAPTPTNVLITGESGTGKELVALAIHDHSLRKEGPIVTINCGGIPENLLESELFGYQKGAFTGAVSNKPGLLELAQGGTVFLDEVGELPLPLQVKLLRVVQERTFQRIGGTEPIHVDVRFICATNKNLEEEVINGRFREDLYYRINVVNIHVPPLRERKEDIPLLAEHFLKKYAQEMGKDVEGLSSYALEVLKNYHFPGNVRELENIIQRGVALEQSKLILPDSLRLASFKRRGSEEQTTREKTKDEMLGNGFNLEEWLQEQEREFILKALERAAGVKTEAARLLGISFRSLRYRLEKLGMESDKPTT